From Apium graveolens cultivar Ventura chromosome 9, ASM990537v1, whole genome shotgun sequence, the proteins below share one genomic window:
- the LOC141682731 gene encoding NADP-dependent malic enzyme-like — MMSLTGSTFLYNPVIGVSRSYTQRRVRVSGPLVVASANSSSSNGKPGDRNATVLMESTLKEMRDAAPMSDADSKTTVGGGVEDVYGEDSATEEHSMTPWTVSVASGYSLLRDPHHNKGLAFSEKERDSHYLRGLLPPVVVSQDLQVKKLMNCIRNYQVPLQKYMAMMDYQEHNERLYYKLLIENVEELLPIVYTPTVGEACQKYGSILGRPQGLFISLKEKGKVLEVLKNWPEKKIQVIVVTDGERILGLGDLGCQGMGIPVGKLSLYTALGGIRPSACLPVTIDVGTNNEDLLNDEFYIGLRRRRATGQEYAELLHEFMCAVKQNYGEKVLIQFEDFANHNAFDLLAKYGATHLVFNDDIQGTASVVLAGVMAALKLVGGTLADQKFLFLGAGEAGTGIAELIELEISKQTEAPVEETRKSIFLVDTKGLIVKSRLESLQNFKKPWAHEYEPIRDFVDVVKAIKPTVLIGSSGVGRTFTKDVVETMASLNEKPVIFALSNPTSRSECTAKEAYTWSKGRAIYASGSPFDPVEYNGKIYAPGQANNAYIFPGFGLGLIISGAIRVHDDMLLAASEALAAEVTQENFDKGLIFPPFTNIRKISAHIAARVAAKAYELGLATRLPQPQDLVAYAESCMYSPNYRNYR, encoded by the exons ATGATGTCCTTAACTGGAAGTACTTTTCTG TATAATCCGGTGATCGGAGTTTCGAGGAGCTATACGCAAAGGCGAGTTCGAGTTTCGGGACCTTTGGTGGTGGCATCAGCGAATTCTAGTAGCTCAAATGGAAAACCTGGAGACCGAAACGCCACGGTGTTGATGGAGAGTACTTTAAAGGAAATGAGAGATGCTGCACCGATGAGCGATGCGGACTCTAAGACTACTGTCGGTGGGGGTGTTGAAGATGTGTATGGTGAGGATAGTGCCACTGAAGAACACTCTATGACTCCTTGGACTGTTTCTGTTGCTAG CGGGTACTCGTTGTTGCGAGATCCTCATCACAACAAAGGGCTTGCCTTTAGTGAGAAAGAAAGGGATTCCCATTATCTTCGAGGACTTCTTCCCCCAGTTGTTGTCAGTCAGGACCTCCAG GTCAAGAAATTGATGAACTGTATACGTAATTATCAAGTGCCTTTGCAGAAGTACATGGCCATGATGGATTATCAG GAACACAACGAAAGGCTGTACTATAAACTTCTTATTGAAAATGTTGAGGAGCTACTGCCAATCGTCTACACTCCAACTGTTGGCGAGGCATGTCAGAAATACGGGAGCATCTTAGGGCGCCCTCAGGGTCTCTTTATCAGTTTAAAAGAGAA GGGAAAAGTTCTTGAAGTGCTAAAAAATTGGCCTGAGAAGAAAATTCAAGTGATTGTCGTCACTGACGGGGAACGAATCTTAGGACTGGGGGATCTTGGTTGCCAG GGTATGGGGATACCTGTAGGAAAACTATCTTTGTATACAGCCCTCGGTGGAATTCGTCCTTCTGCA TGTCTGCCTGTGACCATTGATGTGGGGACTAATAATGAGGATTTACTAAACGATGAGTTCTACATTGGGCTGCGGAGAAGAAGGGCAACTGGGCAG GAATATGCCGAACTTCTTCATGAATTTATGTGTGCAGTTAAGCAGAACTATGGGGAAAAAGTCCTTATCCAG TTTGAAGACTTCGCGAACCACAATGCCTTTGATCTCCTTGCAAAGTATGGAGCTACACATCTTGTATTTAATGATGATATACAG GGAACTGCGTCTGTGGTACTGGCAGGGGTTATGGCAGCACTGAAGCTAGTTGGTGGAACCTTAGCTGACCAAAAGTTTCTATTCCTTGGAGCAGGAGAG GCTGGCACTGGTATTGCAGAGCTCATAGAACTTGAGATATCAAAACAG ACTGAAGCCCCGGTGGAGGAGACTCGGAAAAGTATATTTCTTGTGGACACAAAG GGTTTGATTGTTAAATCCCGCTTGGAATCACTTCAGAACTTCAAGAAACCATGGGCCCATGAGTATGAACCTATTAGAGATTTTGTGGATGTTGTCAAG GCAATCAAGCCAACAGTGTTGATTGGATCATCAGGAGTGGGAAGAACATTCACTAAAGACGTGGTGGAGACTATGGCATCCTTAAATGAG AAACCTGTTATCTTTGCTCTTTCCAACCCAACTTCACGATCAGAATGTACAGCTAAAGAAGCATACACATGGAGCAAG GGCCGCGCAATTTATGCCAGTGGAAGTCCATTTGACCCTGTTGAATATAATGGGAAAATATATGCACCTGGACAG GCAAACAACGCATATATATTTCCTGGATTTGGTTTGGGTTTGATTATATCTGGTGCAATCCGTGTTCACGATGACATGCTTCTGGCAGCCT CGGAAGCTTTAGCAGCAGAGGTTACGCAAGAAAACTTTGACAAGGGACTCATATTTCCTCCATTCACCAATATTAGAAAGATTTCTGCGCACATAGCTGCTAGGGTGGCAGCCAAAGCATATGAACTTG GTTTGGCAACTCGTCTCCCACAACCACAAGATCTCGTAGCATATGCTGAGAGCTGTATGTACAGCCCCAATTATCGAAATTATAGGTGA